A genomic stretch from Candidatus Cloacimonadota bacterium includes:
- a CDS encoding translation initiation factor IF-3 yields MRRGKAKTNPVAPRERINRQIRVPSVRLISETGKQVGVVPISEALKKAETAGLDLVEISPKAQPPVCRIMDFGQYYYQKERKMRDARKKQHIVQVKEVKFGPNTEEHDYQFKKHNAIKFLKQLHKVKFTVRFKGRQLAHKDLGYKLLEKLRAELKEIVDIDSEPKSEGRTISMIVAPKKDILKILKNLEVEEQT; encoded by the coding sequence ATCAGGAGAGGAAAAGCAAAAACAAATCCGGTTGCACCCAGAGAAAGAATTAATAGGCAGATCCGGGTTCCATCGGTTAGATTAATTTCTGAAACGGGAAAGCAAGTTGGAGTTGTTCCCATATCCGAAGCATTGAAAAAGGCAGAAACAGCAGGATTGGATTTAGTGGAGATTTCACCAAAAGCACAACCACCGGTTTGCAGGATAATGGATTTTGGGCAATATTATTACCAGAAAGAACGAAAAATGCGTGATGCAAGGAAGAAACAGCATATCGTTCAAGTTAAGGAAGTCAAATTTGGTCCTAATACAGAAGAACATGATTATCAGTTTAAAAAACATAATGCCATAAAATTTCTGAAACAGCTTCATAAAGTTAAATTTACAGTCAGGTTCAAGGGTAGACAGCTTGCCCATAAAGACTTAGGATATAAATTATTGGAAAAGCTTCGCGCAGAATTAAAAGAAATTGTTGATATTGATAGCGAACCTAAAAGCGAAGGAAGAACAATTTCAATGATCGTTGCTCCAAAAAAAGATATTTTGAAAATATTAAAAAATCTCGAAGTAGAAGAACAAACATAA
- a CDS encoding 50S ribosomal protein L35: MPKLKTRRAVTKRFKLTGNGKLKRSHAFAGHKFTRKSSKLKRNLRKSDLVNSADVSRMKKMLGI; the protein is encoded by the coding sequence ATGCCGAAATTGAAAACTCGACGAGCGGTTACGAAAAGATTCAAATTGACAGGTAATGGAAAATTGAAAAGGTCTCATGCTTTTGCCGGTCACAAATTTACCAGAAAAAGTTCAAAACTAAAAAGAAATTTAAGAAAATCAGACCTTGTGAACAGTGCTGATGTTTCCCGTATGAAAAAAATGTTGGGAATTTAA
- a CDS encoding 50S ribosomal protein L20, translating into MPRSVNNVAAKKRKKKILKAAKGYIGGRSKLYRTARQAVEKGWLYAYRDRKVRKRDFRKLWIVRINAAARMNDLTYSKLISGLKKAEVDIDRKVLAHLAFHDMDSFAKLCDVAKEQIAS; encoded by the coding sequence ATGCCCAGATCTGTAAATAATGTCGCAGCAAAAAAAAGAAAGAAAAAAATTCTGAAAGCAGCCAAAGGATATATTGGAGGTCGCAGCAAATTATACAGAACAGCGAGACAGGCAGTAGAAAAAGGTTGGCTATATGCATATCGAGACAGAAAAGTTCGTAAAAGAGATTTCCGCAAGCTCTGGATTGTTCGCATCAATGCTGCTGCCAGGATGAATGATTTAACTTATAGTAAATTGATCAGCGGGTTAAAAAAAGCTGAAGTTGATATTGATAGAAAAGTCCTGGCTCATCTTGCTTTTCACGATATGGATTCTTTTGCAAAATTATGTGATGTAGCCAAAGAACAAATAGCAAGTTAG